The following coding sequences are from one Zalophus californianus isolate mZalCal1 chromosome 5, mZalCal1.pri.v2, whole genome shotgun sequence window:
- the LOC113912192 gene encoding olfactory receptor 2AK2-like: MPLFTRTRLNYEDRIKTDFILSGLFQYGQMDTFLFVALVILFAVALMGNIILILLIQLDTRLHTPMYFLLSQLSFMDIMNITTTVPKLATNFLSNSKTITFLGCESQTFVLIVLGGTEALLLGFMSYDRYVAICHPLHYPVLMSKKICWIMVTCAWTSGSINALVHTLYVFHLPFCRSRLINHFFCELPSLLQLVCQETSQYEYTVLLSGLIILLLPFLAILASYACVLTVVFQVSSGKGQTKAVSTCFSHLTVASLFYVTALSTYTRPHSLHSPEQGKAVAVFYTIITPLLNPFIYSLRNKEVIGTMRRLLV; encoded by the exons Atgcccctgttcaccagaaccag ATTAAACTATGAAGACAGGATCAAAACAGATTTTATACTTTCTGGTCTTTTCCAATATGGCCAAATGGACACTTTCCTCTTTGTTGCCCTTGTGATCCTCTTTGCAGTGGCTCTGATGGGGAATATCATACTGATCCTTCTCATTCAATTGGACACCAGACTCCACACTCCAATGTATTTTCTACTCAGTCAGCTCTCCTTCATGGATATAATGAACATCACCACCACAGTGCCCAAGCTGGCCACTAACTTTCTGTCAAATAGTAAGACCATTACATTTTTAGGCTGTGAGAGTCAAACATTTGTGCTCATAGTCCTTGGTGGGACTGAAGCCCTTCTCCTTGGTTTCATGTCCTATGATCGATATGTAGCCATCTGTCACCCTTTGCATTATCCTGTGCTCATGAGCAAGAAGATCTGTTGGATCATGGTCACATGTGCATGGACCAGTGGATCTATCAATGCTCTAGTACACACATTGTATGTGTTTCATCTTCCATTTTGTAGATCACGGCTCATCAACCACTTTTTCTGTGAACTTCCATCTCTATTACAACTGGTTTGTCAGGAAACTTCCCAGTATGAGTATACAGTCCTCCTGAGTGGGCTTATTATTCTGCTGCTGCCTTTCTTGGCCATTCTAGCATCCTATGCCTGTGTACTTACTGTGGTGTTTCAGGTGAGCTCAGGTAAAGGACAGACAAAGGCTGTTTCCACTTGTTTCTCTCACCTGACTGTGGCAAGCCTGTTCTATGTGACTGCTCTCTCCACCTACACCAGACCACACTCCTTGCATTCCCCAGAACAGGGCAAGGCAGTGGCAGTGTTTTACACCATCATCACACCTCTTCTGAACCCATTTATCTACAGCCTGAGGAATAAAGAGGTTATTGGGACCATGAGAAGACTGTTGGTATAA
- the LOC113912231 gene encoding melanoma-associated antigen 8-like, whose translation MPLGQRNALWKLEEDPGPAQGLVEAQVSEVGEEEAPRAPSSSSTSASSQSTAPSVSCSALFLVPSEEGSAAGFQSPPQSSLSACLSPTVLAASAWNQPDQGSSSSDEEGSSTCEEPKEPQPGLQNIIQGKLADLVEFLLLKYHTKEPTSQAEMLEIVSKDDQDAFPVILGQASECMQLVFGMDVKEVDPNDHSYILVPVLGLTYDGMLSGEQGVPKTGLLVLVLGVILQHGDRAPEEEVWETLGVMGVYAGQEHDIYGEPRELLTNVWVQEGYVEYRQVPGSDPALYEFLWGPRAHAETGKLQMLEYLLRVNLGQSASSLALSEGAVRDEEEGA comes from the coding sequence ATGCCCCTGGGTCAGAGGAATGCGCTCTGGAAGCTGGAGGAAGACCCAGGCCCGGCCCAGGGCCTGGTGGAGGCACAGGTGTCGGAGGTTGGGGAGGAAGAGGCCCCCcgcgccccctcctcctcctccacctcagccTCCTCCCAGTCCACCGCCCCATCTGTCTCCTGCTCTGCCCTGTTTCTGGTCCCCTCGGAGGAGGGGTCTGCTGCTGGGTTCCAGAGTCCCCCCCAAAGCTCTCTGagtgcctgcctctcccccactgtcCTGGCAGCCAGTGCCTGGAACCAGCCTGACCAGGGCTCTAGCAGCTCCGATGAGGAGGGGTCGAGCACCTGCGAGGAGCCCAAAGAACCCCAGCCGGGGCTCCAAAACATAATCCAGGGGAAGCTGGCCGACCTGGTGGAGTTCCTGCTCCTCAAGTATCACACCAAGGAGCCGACCAGCCAGGCAGAGATGCTGGAGATCGTCAGCAAAGATGACCAGGATGCCTTCCCTGTGATCTTGGGCCAGGCCTCCGAGTGCATGCAGCTGGTTTTTGGCATGGATGTGAAGGAAGTGGACCCCAACGACCACTCCTACATCCTGGTCCCCGTCCTGGGCCTCACCTATGATGGGATGCTGAGCGGTGAGCAGGGAGTGCCCAAGACCGGCCTCCTGGTTTTGGTCCTAGGGGTGATCCTCCAGCATGGCGACCGTGCCCCCGAGGAGGAGGTGTGGGAAACGCTGGGGGTCATGGGGGTGTATGCCGGCCAGGAGCATGACATCTATGGGGAGCCCAGGGAGCTCCTCACCAATGTCTGGGTGCAGGAAGGGTACGTGGAGTACCGGCAGGTGCCCGGCAGTGACCCTGCCCTCTACGAGTTCCTGTGGGGTCCCAGGGCCCACGCCGAAACCGGCAAGTTGCAAATGCTAGAGTATTTGCTCCGGGTCAATCTTGGGCAGTCGGCTTCCTCCCTGGCCCTGTCTGAAGGGGCTGtgagagatgaggaagagggGGCCTGA
- the LOC113933932 gene encoding melanoma-associated antigen 9-like: protein MPLGQRSELWKLEEDPGPAQGLVEAHLSGAGEEEAPQAPSSSSSSSSSPSSSCSVLFLIPLGEGSATGSLSPPQSPQSACPSPTAQAARAWSQPDQGSSSLDEEGSSTWEEPEVTQPSLQDKLHVKVAALVGFLLLKYRNKQPTRQAEMLEIVSKDYQDDFPVILGQASEYMRLVFGMDIKEVDPSDHSYVLVNVLGLTCDGMLSGKHGMPKTSLLGLLLGVILVEDDCAPEGEVWEVLGVMGVYAGKEHIIYGEPRELLTKVWVQEGYLEYRQVPGSDPARYEFLWGPRAHAETSKFQVLEYLLRVRRGQLASSLALSEGAVSDEEEGA from the coding sequence ATGCCCCTGGGTCAGAGGAGTGAGCTCTGGAAGCTGGAGGAAGACCCAGGCCCGGCCCAGGGCCTGGTGGAGGCACACCTGtccggggctggggaggaggaggccccacaggccccctcctcctcttcctcctcctcctcctccccttcctcctcctgctctgtcctgttcctgattcccctgggggaggggtctgctacTGGGTCCCTGAGTCCTCCCCAGAGCCCTCAgagtgcctgcccctcccccactgcccaggcAGCCAGGGCCTGGAGCCAGCCTGACCAGGGCTCCAGCAGCCTAGATGAGGAGGGGTCGAGCACCTGGGAGGAGCCCGAAGTCACCCAACCCTCTCTCCAGGACAAACTCCACGTGAAAGTGGCTGCCCTGGTGGGGTTCCTGCTCCTCAAATACCGCAACAAGCAGCCAACCCGCCAGGCAGAGATGCTGGAGATCGTCAGCAAAGATTACCAGGACGACTTCCCGGTGATCTTGGGCCAAGCCTCTGAGTACATGCGGCTGGTCTTTGGCATGGACATAAAGGAAGTGGACCCCAGCGACCACTCCTACGTCCTGGTCAACGTCCTGGGTCTCACCTGTGATGGGATGCTGAGCGGTAAGCATGGCATGCCCAAGACCAGCCTCCTGGGGCTGCTACTGGGGGTGATCCTCGTGGAGGATGACTGTGCCCCTGAGGGGGAGGTGTGGGAAGTGCTGGGGGTCATGGGGGTGTATGCTGGCAAAGAGCACATCATCTATGGGGAGCCCAGGGAGCTCCTCACCAAAGTCTGGGTGCAGGAAGGGTACCTGGAGTACCGGCAGGTGCCTGGCAGCGACCCTGCCCGCTACGAGTTCCTGTGGGGTCCCAGGGCCCACGCCGAAACCAGCAAGTTTCAAGTGCTGGAGTATTTGCTCCGGGTCAGACGCGGGCAGCTGGCTTCCTCCCTGGCCCTGTCTGAAGGGGCTGTGAGCGATGAGGAAGAGGGGGCCTGA